The uncultured Hyphomonas sp. genome includes a window with the following:
- the aroB gene encoding 3-dehydroquinate synthase gives MSVTAPELETVSVDLGARSYDILVGHGALAELGPRLLPMLKQKRVFVLTDKHVEAAHRARVEAVLDSSGISSSWLALTPGEKTKSFTNLEAILDWLLEGGADRSDILVALGGGVIGDIAGLSASLMKRGMGFVQVPTTLLAQVDSSVGGKTAVNSARGKNLIGAFYQPRLVIADTELLATLPARELRAGYAEIVKYGLINDPAFFDWLEANGARVLALEADAITYAVAVSCRAKAAIVAEDETEKGVRALLNLGHTFGHALEAANNYRPDLLHGEAVAIGMALAFRYGAAAGITPAEDAARVKRVLETSGLQAAVPGRQGGAYTAAELVRLMQQDKKASGGKVPLILARGIGQAYIHPDADLAAVEQFLRSETLEG, from the coding sequence ATGAGCGTAACCGCCCCCGAACTGGAAACCGTGTCTGTCGATCTCGGCGCCCGGTCTTACGATATCCTTGTCGGCCATGGGGCCCTGGCAGAGCTCGGCCCGCGCCTGTTGCCGATGCTGAAACAGAAGCGCGTCTTCGTGCTGACCGACAAACATGTCGAAGCGGCCCACCGGGCGCGCGTCGAAGCGGTGCTGGATTCGTCCGGTATTTCGTCCAGCTGGCTGGCGCTGACGCCAGGCGAAAAGACCAAGAGCTTCACCAATCTCGAAGCCATTCTCGACTGGCTGCTGGAAGGCGGGGCCGACCGGTCTGACATTCTGGTTGCGCTGGGCGGCGGGGTGATCGGCGATATTGCCGGTCTCTCGGCCAGCCTGATGAAGCGCGGCATGGGGTTCGTGCAGGTGCCGACGACACTGCTGGCACAGGTCGATTCTTCCGTTGGCGGAAAGACGGCTGTGAACAGCGCGCGCGGCAAGAATCTGATCGGCGCGTTCTACCAGCCCCGGCTGGTGATCGCGGACACGGAGCTGCTCGCCACGCTGCCGGCGCGGGAGCTGCGCGCGGGCTATGCCGAAATCGTCAAATACGGCCTCATCAATGATCCGGCCTTCTTCGACTGGCTGGAGGCGAACGGGGCCCGGGTTCTGGCGCTGGAAGCCGATGCAATCACTTATGCCGTCGCCGTCAGCTGCCGGGCCAAGGCCGCCATCGTGGCCGAAGACGAAACCGAAAAGGGCGTGCGCGCGCTCCTGAACCTCGGCCACACATTCGGTCATGCGCTGGAAGCGGCGAATAATTACCGGCCGGACCTGCTGCATGGTGAAGCCGTCGCCATCGGCATGGCGCTCGCCTTCCGCTATGGCGCCGCGGCGGGCATCACACCGGCCGAAGACGCTGCGCGTGTAAAGCGCGTGCTGGAAACCTCCGGGCTGCAAGCTGCTGTTCCCGGCCGGCAGGGCGGGGCGTATACGGCGGCAGAACTCGTCCGGCTGATGCAACAGGACAAGAAGGCCAGCGGGGGGAAGGTGCCGCTGATCCTCGCCCGCGGAATCGGACAGGCCTACATTCATCCCGATGCAGACCTTGCCGCCGTGGAACAATTCCTGCGCAGTGAAACTCTAGAGGGATAA
- a CDS encoding HlyC/CorC family transporter gives MIAGYIIAIFVLLALSGFFSGSETALTAASRARMHALEKEGDKRAAAVNRLISNREGLIGSILLGNNVVNILASVLATSLFTHLFGQGGVAMAMATGVMTILVLVFAEVMPKTYAIGRPDAMAMSVAGIISVLVAVASWIVVAIQAIVSVTLKLVGLGTPAEAITADEEIRGAIDLHAFEGGVDDADRQRLVGALDLKELTVEDVMIHRKNIKMLSADLDPRQMVMKALASPHTRIPLYRGEKEEIVGILHAKDLLRAIIPLGGNLASLDLDAIMRKPWFVPETTPVQDQLDAFLKERSHFALVIDEYGELQGLITLEDILEEIVGSIHDEHDIAVQGVRPQEDGSVNVDGWVPIRDVNRAMNWNLPDDEAVTVAGLVIHEAQTIPEAGQSFVFHGYRFNVLRRQRNQVTGLNISVIEPA, from the coding sequence ATGATCGCCGGTTACATCATCGCCATCTTCGTATTGCTGGCGCTTTCAGGCTTTTTCTCGGGCTCCGAGACGGCGCTGACGGCGGCCTCGCGGGCGCGCATGCATGCGCTGGAGAAGGAAGGCGACAAGCGCGCCGCTGCCGTCAACCGGCTGATCTCCAACCGGGAAGGGCTGATCGGCTCCATCCTGCTTGGCAACAATGTCGTGAACATCCTGGCTTCGGTGCTGGCGACGTCGCTGTTCACCCACCTGTTCGGGCAGGGCGGCGTGGCCATGGCGATGGCCACCGGCGTGATGACGATCCTCGTGCTGGTCTTCGCCGAAGTGATGCCGAAGACCTATGCCATCGGCCGGCCGGACGCGATGGCGATGAGCGTTGCCGGAATCATCTCTGTTCTGGTGGCCGTGGCCTCGTGGATCGTGGTGGCGATTCAGGCGATCGTCTCGGTGACGCTGAAACTCGTTGGTCTCGGGACACCGGCCGAGGCGATCACGGCGGATGAGGAAATCCGCGGCGCGATCGACCTGCATGCCTTCGAGGGCGGGGTGGACGATGCCGACCGCCAGCGCCTCGTCGGCGCGCTGGACCTCAAGGAACTGACGGTCGAAGACGTCATGATCCACCGCAAGAACATAAAGATGCTGAGCGCCGATCTCGATCCGCGCCAGATGGTGATGAAGGCGCTGGCGAGCCCACATACGCGCATCCCGCTCTATCGCGGCGAGAAGGAAGAGATTGTCGGCATCCTGCACGCCAAGGATCTGCTGCGCGCGATCATTCCGCTGGGCGGCAATCTCGCCAGCCTCGACCTCGATGCGATCATGCGCAAACCCTGGTTCGTGCCGGAAACCACCCCTGTGCAGGACCAGTTGGATGCCTTCCTGAAGGAACGCAGCCACTTCGCCCTCGTCATCGACGAATATGGCGAACTGCAGGGCCTGATCACGCTGGAAGACATTTTGGAAGAGATTGTCGGCTCAATCCATGACGAGCATGACATCGCTGTGCAGGGCGTGCGCCCGCAGGAGGATGGCTCCGTGAATGTCGATGGCTGGGTGCCTATTCGCGATGTGAACCGGGCGATGAACTGGAACCTGCCGGACGATGAAGCCGTCACGGTGGCGGGCCTCGTGATCCATGAAGCGCAGACCATCCCCGAGGCGGGGCAGAGTTTCGTGTTCCATGGATACCGGTTCAATGTGCTGCGCCGCCAGCGTAACCAGGTGACCGGGCTGAATATCTCAGTAATCGAGCCCGCCTGA
- a CDS encoding BolA family protein, which translates to MTEAFQPVELEISDDSAKHAGHAGASPEGETHYSVKIVSPAFEGLSRVQIQRTVMLALQQEFDTGLHALALKASAPKA; encoded by the coding sequence TTGACTGAAGCTTTTCAGCCCGTGGAGCTGGAAATCAGCGATGACAGCGCCAAACATGCCGGCCATGCGGGTGCCAGCCCGGAGGGCGAGACGCATTACAGCGTGAAAATCGTCTCCCCCGCCTTCGAGGGCCTGTCGCGCGTACAGATCCAGCGCACAGTCATGCTGGCCCTGCAGCAGGAATTTGACACCGGCCTGCATGCGCTGGCCCTCAAAGCCAGCGCACCGAAGGCCTGA
- a CDS encoding J domain-containing protein, with amino-acid sequence MNPPPDEVSRARARKTRVCDHKGCDLEGSHPAPKRGGKGRHHFCAKHIAEYNRSFNFFEGMSQAEAAAFTRAERFGHKRTWRFGTGPMAGKKSADQFDPRRWAGRRFFDMDDVAEATGNATSGRRSSLQVRALRELDLEADASPNDIRARYAEYVRRFHPDSNQGDRSSEDKLQRVLRAGKFLKAAGLMKG; translated from the coding sequence GTGAACCCACCGCCCGACGAGGTGTCGCGTGCGCGTGCCCGCAAGACGCGTGTCTGCGATCACAAGGGCTGCGACCTGGAAGGCAGCCACCCGGCGCCCAAGCGGGGCGGGAAGGGGCGTCACCATTTCTGCGCCAAGCACATCGCCGAATACAATCGCAGCTTCAATTTCTTCGAAGGCATGTCCCAGGCGGAGGCGGCCGCCTTTACCCGGGCAGAGCGATTCGGCCACAAGCGCACCTGGCGTTTCGGTACAGGCCCGATGGCGGGCAAGAAAAGTGCAGACCAGTTCGATCCGCGCCGCTGGGCCGGGCGCCGCTTCTTCGACATGGACGATGTCGCCGAGGCGACCGGCAATGCTACATCCGGCCGCCGGTCCAGCCTGCAGGTGCGCGCGCTGCGGGAACTCGACCTGGAGGCCGATGCGTCGCCGAACGACATCCGCGCACGCTATGCCGAATATGTGCGCCGCTTCCACCCGGATTCGAATCAGGGTGACCGCTCATCTGAAGACAAGCTGCAGCGGGTGCTGCGCGCCGGCAAATTCCTGAAGGCCGCCGGCCTGATGAAAGGCTAG
- a CDS encoding glycerol-3-phosphate dehydrogenase, with product MHDLLVIGGGINGTGIARDAAGRGLDVVLVEKDDLAQHTSSASTKLIHGGLRYLEMYDFALVRKALIEREILLRAAPHIIWPMRFVLPHDKDQRPAWLIRLGLFLYDHLGGRKMLPPTKVLRRGKSDKLAPLREEFRLAFEYSDCWVEDSRLVVLNAVDAKERGAEVRTRTACTKLVRHKDHWDAEFTSAQGSETRQFRAVVNAAGGWVDEIIDLADPKDTATHLRLVKGSHIIVPKWHEGEHAFFFQNADGRIMFAIPYERGEYTLIGTTDIPYTADKDKVEISQEEIEYLCAGASEYYKRAITPADVVATYSGVRPLYDDHAASASKVTRDYVLHYDTESGAPVLSVFGGKITTYRELAEEAVAELAPLFEGLPKSWTKKASLPGGDIPAANFDAYLSGLVLSHPHLPVELVTRLARAYGTRTRTLLGDAENLADLGREFGGGLTEREVDWLVEQEFARSADDILRRRSKLYLHMTGEEQAAFTDWFQSRQPATA from the coding sequence GTGCACGACCTGCTCGTCATCGGCGGGGGAATCAATGGCACGGGCATCGCCCGCGATGCCGCCGGGCGCGGCCTCGATGTGGTGCTTGTGGAAAAGGATGACCTGGCCCAGCACACATCCTCTGCCAGCACGAAGCTGATCCATGGCGGGCTGCGCTATCTGGAAATGTATGATTTCGCCCTTGTGCGAAAAGCGCTGATCGAGCGGGAAATCCTCCTGCGCGCCGCGCCGCACATTATCTGGCCGATGCGGTTCGTCCTGCCGCATGACAAGGACCAGCGCCCGGCCTGGCTAATCCGGCTCGGCCTGTTCCTGTATGACCATCTCGGCGGCCGGAAAATGCTGCCGCCAACCAAGGTGCTGCGCCGGGGAAAGTCAGACAAGCTTGCTCCGCTTAGGGAGGAATTCAGGCTCGCCTTCGAATATTCCGATTGCTGGGTGGAGGATTCCCGGCTCGTCGTGCTGAACGCTGTTGACGCAAAAGAGCGCGGAGCGGAGGTGCGCACGCGCACGGCCTGCACGAAACTGGTGCGCCACAAGGATCACTGGGACGCCGAATTCACTTCCGCGCAGGGCTCAGAAACCCGCCAGTTCCGGGCTGTCGTGAATGCCGCGGGCGGCTGGGTGGACGAGATCATCGACCTTGCCGACCCGAAGGATACCGCCACCCATCTGCGTCTGGTCAAAGGCAGCCACATCATCGTGCCGAAATGGCATGAGGGCGAGCATGCCTTTTTCTTCCAGAATGCCGATGGCCGCATCATGTTCGCCATCCCCTATGAGCGGGGCGAATATACATTGATCGGCACGACGGATATTCCGTACACCGCCGACAAGGATAAGGTGGAGATCAGCCAGGAAGAGATCGAATATCTCTGCGCCGGGGCCAGCGAATACTACAAGCGCGCCATCACGCCGGCAGATGTGGTGGCGACCTATTCCGGTGTGCGGCCCCTTTATGACGATCACGCCGCCTCGGCATCAAAGGTCACGCGGGATTACGTGTTGCACTATGACACCGAGAGCGGCGCGCCGGTCCTGTCTGTTTTCGGCGGCAAGATCACGACCTATCGGGAACTTGCCGAAGAGGCCGTCGCAGAGCTCGCGCCCCTCTTCGAGGGCCTGCCGAAATCCTGGACGAAGAAAGCCAGCCTGCCGGGCGGCGACATTCCGGCGGCGAATTTCGACGCCTATCTCTCCGGCCTCGTGCTGAGCCACCCGCATCTGCCGGTCGAGCTCGTGACACGGCTCGCCCGCGCCTATGGTACGCGGACACGGACCCTGCTCGGCGATGCGGAGAATTTGGCAGATCTCGGCCGGGAATTCGGCGGCGGCCTGACCGAGCGCGAGGTCGATTGGCTTGTCGAACAGGAATTCGCCCGCAGCGCCGACGACATCCTCCGCCGCCGCTCAAAGCTCTATCTGCACATGACGGGAGAGGAGCAGGCAGCCTTCACGGACTGGTTCCAATCCCGCCAGCCTGCCACCGCCTGA
- a CDS encoding complex I NDUFA9 subunit family protein, with amino-acid sequence MTKGLVTIFGGSGFIGRYAARELVKKGWRVRVACRRVNLAGEVRLAGAPGWVDIAQANIRDRASIERALEGADAVVNLVGVLVEKGKQTFESTQAEGAALLAEVAAEKGITRFVQVSAIGADAESRSDYAKTKAEAEAAVRGAVPTATILRPSVVFGPEDEFFNKFAQMARVAPLMPAIGGGKTKMQPVYAGDVAEAIAVAVTDETAEGKTYELGGPRVYTMNEIYDFICATIDRPRFKITLPFFAAKPLGYLCGAVWRYIPPFSWGFLGQPPVTGDQVEMLKTDNVVADDALTLADLGVTTLESAEAIVPTYLWRFRDYGEFHKASEA; translated from the coding sequence ATGACCAAGGGCTTGGTGACCATTTTCGGCGGATCGGGCTTTATCGGGCGCTATGCGGCCCGTGAGCTGGTGAAAAAAGGCTGGCGTGTGCGTGTGGCCTGCCGGCGGGTGAATCTGGCGGGCGAAGTGCGCCTCGCAGGGGCGCCGGGCTGGGTCGACATCGCGCAGGCCAATATCCGCGACCGCGCCTCGATTGAGCGTGCGCTGGAGGGCGCCGATGCCGTGGTGAACCTGGTTGGCGTCCTGGTCGAGAAGGGCAAGCAGACCTTCGAATCAACACAGGCCGAAGGCGCGGCCCTTCTGGCGGAAGTGGCGGCAGAGAAGGGGATCACCCGCTTCGTGCAGGTCTCGGCCATCGGGGCAGATGCCGAATCCAGATCGGACTATGCCAAGACCAAGGCCGAGGCCGAAGCGGCCGTGCGCGGCGCGGTGCCGACGGCGACCATTCTGCGCCCGTCCGTGGTGTTCGGGCCGGAAGACGAGTTCTTCAACAAGTTCGCCCAGATGGCGCGTGTCGCGCCGCTGATGCCGGCCATTGGCGGCGGCAAGACGAAGATGCAGCCGGTCTATGCGGGCGATGTCGCCGAGGCAATTGCTGTGGCCGTCACCGACGAAACGGCCGAAGGCAAGACGTATGAGCTGGGCGGGCCGCGCGTCTATACGATGAACGAGATCTACGATTTCATCTGCGCCACCATTGACCGTCCGCGCTTCAAGATCACGCTGCCCTTCTTTGCGGCAAAGCCGCTGGGCTATCTGTGCGGTGCTGTGTGGCGCTATATCCCGCCCTTCTCCTGGGGCTTTCTGGGCCAGCCGCCGGTCACCGGCGACCAGGTGGAGATGCTCAAGACCGACAATGTTGTGGCAGACGATGCCCTGACGCTGGCCGACCTTGGCGTGACCACGCTGGAATCCGCCGAGGCCATCGTGCCGACCTATCTCTGGCGCTTCCGCGATTATGGTGAGTTCCACAAGGCGTCCGAAGCCTGA
- a CDS encoding undecaprenyl-diphosphate phosphatase — MSLLQLAIIATLQGITEWLPISSSAHVLLASDTFGVTGRDELLINAVSNLGTLAAMLIYFRKDVGLAILGGFELLAAPVSKKPLSQGGRLAACVIVATPIALIAALLYEAVLPQHLQDMMRSVYTVAGATIFFGALLWWADVAGPRTRKEEDMTLAHAALIGATQAIAAIIPGTSRSGITMTAARALGYERTEAARISMLIGAPILAAAGLYGAYGLFTADPDGTGVLTLQDGLVVAGIAFVTGLASIWGLMALLRRMSFLPFVLYRFLLGALLILGSPLVGLF; from the coding sequence TTGTCACTGCTACAGCTTGCCATCATCGCGACCCTGCAAGGGATCACGGAATGGCTGCCCATCTCTTCCTCTGCGCATGTGCTTCTCGCCTCCGACACGTTCGGCGTCACCGGGCGCGATGAGCTGCTGATCAATGCCGTCTCCAATCTGGGCACGCTGGCGGCGATGCTGATCTATTTCCGCAAGGATGTGGGCCTTGCCATTCTGGGCGGGTTTGAGCTGCTGGCGGCCCCTGTCTCGAAGAAGCCGCTGTCGCAAGGCGGGCGCCTCGCCGCCTGCGTGATCGTGGCCACGCCCATCGCCCTGATTGCCGCCCTGCTCTACGAGGCCGTCCTGCCGCAGCACCTGCAGGACATGATGCGCAGCGTCTACACCGTGGCCGGGGCGACCATCTTCTTCGGCGCCCTGCTCTGGTGGGCAGATGTCGCCGGCCCGCGCACCCGCAAGGAAGAGGACATGACCCTCGCCCATGCGGCGCTGATCGGGGCGACGCAGGCCATTGCAGCGATCATCCCCGGCACCAGCCGGTCCGGCATCACCATGACCGCCGCCCGTGCCCTTGGCTATGAACGGACCGAGGCCGCCCGCATCTCCATGCTGATCGGCGCGCCGATCCTGGCCGCCGCAGGTCTCTATGGCGCCTATGGCCTGTTCACCGCAGACCCTGACGGCACCGGTGTTCTCACCCTGCAGGATGGCCTCGTGGTCGCTGGCATCGCCTTCGTCACCGGCCTTGCCTCGATCTGGGGCCTGATGGCCCTGCTCCGGCGGATGAGTTTCCTGCCGTTCGTGCTTTATCGCTTTCTGCTGGGCGCCCTGCTCATCCTCGGATCACCCCTGGTCGGCCTGTTCTAG
- a CDS encoding NAD(P)-dependent oxidoreductase: protein MPDKMLQFTHVPRTMPDKRGADKRAADFDEIYDAFSADAAAAQASRCSQCGVPFCQQGCPLQNNIPDWLRLAAEGRLEEAWRVSSATNNMPEICGRICPQDRLCEGICTIEQSGHGTVTIGSIEKYITDNAWAEGWVQPIKPVRERKQSAGIIGAGPAGLAAAEQLRRKGYQVTVYDAYDRGGGLLTYGIPGFKLEKDVVERRVKRLEDSGIKFKFNTRIGQKVTLQKLRDTHDTVLIATGVYAAKDLKCPGSGADGVHAALDYLTASNRKGFGDAVAEFDVGTLDAKDKRVVVVGGGDTAMDCVRTAIRQGAKEVTCLYRRDRANMPGSQREVQNAEEEGVKFEWLASPEAILDTKGKAKGVRAARMKLGEPDASGRQSPVKTGETFNVKADMVIKALGFDPEDLPALFDEPALSVNRWGAVKVDYSTMETSLPGVYAAGDIVRGASLVVWGIKDGRDAAEAMHQAMKQDARASKVAAE from the coding sequence ATGCCAGACAAAATGCTGCAGTTCACTCATGTGCCGCGCACCATGCCGGACAAGCGGGGTGCGGATAAGCGCGCGGCGGATTTCGATGAAATCTATGATGCCTTCAGCGCAGATGCGGCAGCGGCGCAGGCCTCGCGCTGTTCGCAATGCGGCGTGCCGTTCTGCCAGCAGGGCTGCCCATTGCAGAACAATATCCCGGACTGGCTGCGCCTTGCCGCCGAGGGCCGTCTGGAAGAAGCCTGGCGTGTCTCTTCGGCAACCAACAACATGCCGGAGATCTGCGGACGCATCTGCCCGCAGGACCGGCTGTGCGAAGGCATCTGCACGATCGAACAATCCGGTCATGGCACGGTGACCATCGGATCGATCGAGAAATACATTACGGACAATGCCTGGGCGGAAGGCTGGGTACAGCCGATCAAGCCGGTGCGCGAGCGCAAGCAATCGGCCGGCATCATCGGGGCAGGGCCGGCAGGCCTCGCCGCTGCCGAGCAGCTTCGCCGCAAAGGCTATCAGGTGACGGTCTATGACGCCTATGACCGGGGGGGCGGCCTGCTGACCTATGGCATTCCGGGCTTCAAGCTGGAGAAGGATGTCGTCGAGCGCCGCGTCAAGCGGCTGGAAGACTCCGGCATCAAGTTCAAGTTCAATACCCGGATCGGCCAGAAAGTAACGCTGCAGAAGCTGCGCGACACGCACGACACGGTGCTGATCGCAACGGGCGTCTATGCGGCCAAGGATCTGAAGTGCCCGGGCTCCGGCGCAGACGGCGTGCATGCGGCGCTCGATTACCTCACGGCGTCGAACCGCAAGGGCTTCGGCGATGCGGTCGCGGAATTCGATGTCGGCACGCTGGACGCGAAGGACAAGCGCGTCGTTGTCGTCGGCGGCGGCGACACGGCAATGGACTGTGTACGCACGGCGATCCGTCAGGGTGCCAAGGAAGTGACCTGCCTCTATCGCCGCGACCGGGCCAACATGCCGGGCAGCCAGCGCGAAGTTCAGAATGCCGAGGAAGAGGGAGTCAAATTCGAATGGCTCGCCAGCCCCGAGGCCATTCTCGACACAAAGGGCAAGGCGAAAGGCGTGCGTGCTGCACGGATGAAACTGGGCGAACCGGATGCGTCCGGCCGTCAGAGCCCGGTGAAAACCGGCGAGACCTTCAATGTGAAAGCCGACATGGTGATCAAGGCGCTGGGCTTCGATCCGGAAGATCTGCCGGCCCTGTTCGACGAACCGGCTCTTTCCGTAAATCGCTGGGGCGCGGTGAAGGTGGACTATTCCACAATGGAAACCAGCCTGCCGGGCGTTTACGCCGCCGGCGATATTGTGCGCGGGGCATCGCTGGTCGTCTGGGGCATCAAGGATGGCCGGGACGCCGCAGAAGCCATGCACCAGGCCATGAAACAGGACGCACGCGCGTCGAAAGTGGCGGCGGAATAG
- a CDS encoding GFA family protein: MAERMKGRCLCGAVQFEGTLKDGAEFGVCHCSTCQHWNGGPGLATEMDGMNISGESHVTWYASSEWAERGFCAGCGSNLFYRLKENRDLYFVQVGCLDEPGRLTLAEHIFVEEMPGHYDFTGNAPRLTGAEFLARLQGE, from the coding sequence ATGGCAGAGCGTATGAAAGGACGGTGCCTTTGCGGCGCCGTTCAGTTTGAAGGCACACTGAAGGATGGCGCTGAGTTTGGCGTCTGCCATTGCAGCACGTGCCAGCACTGGAATGGCGGACCGGGTCTGGCGACCGAAATGGATGGCATGAACATCTCCGGCGAAAGCCATGTGACCTGGTATGCCAGTTCCGAGTGGGCGGAGCGGGGCTTTTGCGCCGGGTGCGGCAGCAATCTGTTCTATCGCCTGAAGGAAAACCGCGACCTCTATTTCGTTCAGGTCGGCTGCCTGGATGAACCGGGTCGCCTGACGCTTGCCGAACATATCTTCGTTGAGGAAATGCCCGGCCATTATGATTTTACCGGCAATGCCCCGCGCCTGACCGGCGCTGAATTTCTTGCCCGTCTGCAGGGAGAATAA